GGCCCAGGGCCTCGGGCCGGATGCCGGACGCGTACAGGAGTTGCGGGGTGCGCAGGGCGTCGGCACACACCACCACGGTGTCGGCGCGGAGTTCGCACTCGGTGCCGTCGGCGACGTGCCGCAGGTGGGCGCCGGTGACCCGGCCGGCGTCCCGGACGAGGGCGGTCACGAGTGTGCCGGTGAGGAGGGTGAAGGCAGGGTCGCCGCCCGCGGCGAGCGCGGGGAAGATCGTCCCGGGTGCCGTGCGGGGCATGGGGCCCGACGGTGTGGGGGTGACGGCCATGGGCATGGGCTGCGGGTCCCGGTCGGCGGGGCCGATGCCGCCGTAGCGTCGGCGCAGGACGTCGAGGACGAGTGCGCCGACCTTGGTCGGGCCGATCGGGGCCGGGGTGACGGCGAGCAGTCCGCGCGCGGTGTCCAGGTCGGCCGCCCAGGTGTCGGGGTCTCCGAAGTCGAAGACCTCCTCCTTGGCGGGCCCGGGGGTGGCGGCGGTCCAGTGGACGCCCATGCCGCCCGCGTTCCAGGCGAGCGCGGCCTGGGGCATGGCCTCGGCGTCCTGGCCGAAGGCGAGCGCGTGGAACATCCCGGGGGTGAGGCCGGTGAGGCTGTCCGCGACCTCGCGGACCACCTCGGCGCCGGTGTACATGCCCTGGATGCCGGTGGCGACCTTCTCGTTGTAGCGGGACCACAGGTCGGGGTCGTCGAGGTCGTGCAGGTGCCGGCCGGGCGTGCCGCCGATCGGGGCACCGCCGTCGGCCATGGTGATGTGCAGCGCGGGGTCGCTCTCGCGCAGGAGGCGGGCCACGAGGGATCCCATGATGCCGCTGCCCACGACGAGAACGTCGGTGCGGGGGTGGTGCGTCAAGTCAGGCTCCATCGGGGGGAGTTGTGGGGGTGTCACTCGCCGGGGGATCGCGCGTCCGGGGTTCACTCGCCCAGGGCTCACGCGCCCGGGGTTCACTCGCCCGGGGCGGGCGGGCCGAACAGCTCGGTGTCCATGCGGTCCAGGGCGAGCTTCACCGCGCCGACGAGGGGGGCGTCGTGGCCGAGCGCGGTCGCGCGCAGTTCGACCGCGGGGGCGCGGGCGTCCCGTAGCGCGGCCCGTACCCGGGGCAGCAGCATGTCGGCCGCGTCCTCCAGACCGCCGCCGAGGACGATCAGCGAGGGGGCGATCGTCCAGGACAGGGTGATGAGGATCGACGCGATGTTCTCCACGAACTCGTCGACCTCGGCGAGCGCTGCGGTGTCCCCGGCCCGGGCCGACCCGAACCGGGCGAGGGCCAGGGCGCGTTGGGTGGCCACCGGAGAGGTCAGTGCGGCGACGGGACGGTCCTCCACCGAGCCCGCGGGCATCGAGCGCGCCTCGACGATCTCGCCCGCGGCCCCGTCGAGTCCGCGGTGCACGGCCCCTCGGATGAGGATGCCCAGTCCGGTGCGGTTGCCGAGCATCGCCCACACGACGTTGTCGTGGTCGCCGGCCACACCTCGCCAACGCTCCGCCAGCGCACCGAGGTTGGTGTCGTTGTCGGCGAACCACGGCACGGGTACGCGTCTGCTGAGTTCGCCGGGCAGGTGCACGCCCTCCCAGCGCGTGGTGTGCACCAGGCGCCGTACGACTCCCTCGTCGTCGATGGCACCGCCGGCCGCGATCGCCCCGGCCCGCAGCCGGTCCACCGAGCCGCCGGCGTCGTCGAGGGCCTCCATGACCAGGTCGGCGGCATCGTCGAGCGTGGTGGACGGGTCCTGGTAGGCCCGCAGCGGCCGGAGGGCCCGGCCCAGGACGCGGCCGCGTACGTCGGCCACGACCGCGGAGACGTCCACGGTGGTGATGCGTACGGCGGCCAACAGGGCTCGCTCAGCCCGTAGTTCGTAGCGCCGGGCGGGGCGTCCGGCCGAGCCGCTGATCGGTATCCGGTCCAGTTCCGCGACCCAGCCCGCCTCGACGAGCGATTCCAGGATCTGCTCGATCGTGCGACGGGACAGGCCGGTCTGTCCGGCGAGCTCGGTGAGTTTGCGCGGTCCGGCCGACACCGCCAACGCCCGCAGGATCACTGCCGTGTTGACCCGGCGTACGGCGCTCTGGTTCATCCCCGCCGTCAGCATGCCGTCGCTCCCGTCATGCCGTCGTTCCCGTCACCGGGTCGTAGACACCCCGGGTGTCGGCGGCGAGGGGTCGGCCGTACTCGCGGGCCGGGTCGCCGAGCCGCCCGGTCGCCCTCCCCCAGGCCGGCGTCCGCCCGTGGACGAAGGCGACCAGGTCGGCGTGCATCCGGGTGGCGAGGTCCGCGGGCGGGTTCGGGCCGAGCGCCTCCTGGACGCCCGGTGCGTCGAGCAGGTCGAAGAAGAAGGGGAGGTCCACGCAGTGGACCGCGCCGCCGAGGGTCGGGGAGGGCCATTCGAAGGAGTACAGCCAGGTACCGGCCGGGGCGTCACGCCGGGCGGCGGCGACACGGGGGCAGGCGGAGCGGAACAGGAGGTCCGTGGTCCGGGTACCGGCCGCACGCGCCCCCCGATCGCGGTCGCGGTCGCCGTCGCGGTCGCGGTCGCCGTCGCAGTCGCCGTCGCGGTCGGGCGGGTCGCTGTCACCGTCCCTGTCCCTGTCCCTGTCGAACGTGTCCCCGTCGAACTCGTCGCCCGTGGCGCCCAGCAGCAGCGGCACGTCCCGTCCGTGCACGGCCAGCCCCTCGACGAGCGGCACCGGCAGGATGTCGTCGCCGACGACCGGGCCGAGCACGAGTGCGTCGTCGCCGTTCCTCAGGTCGAGCACGCCTCGCTGGACCGACTCCGGGTCGCAGGCGGCGAATCCGGCCCGTGTGGGCGGCACGCCCAGTCGCTCCGCGAGCCGTGCGAGGAAGCCGCGCACCGTGGGCGCGTCCACCTCGAAGAGGCCGCCGGACAGACTGACCGCCCGCTGGAACCGACCCGGCCCCGCAGGCGAGGACAGCAGCGCGAGCACCGCCGCTCCCCCGGCCGACTGTCCCGCGAGGGTGACCCGGTCCGGGTCGCCGCCGAACGCGGAGATGTTCTCCCGCACCCAGTCGAGCGCGAGCAGCAGGTCCCGCAGCGCGAGGTTGGTGGGGACGTCGTCCAGTACGGCGAACCCGTCGACGCCGAGCCGGTGGCCGACGGTGACGGTGACCACGCCGTCGCGCGCGAAGGCCCGGCCGTCGTACCAGGGGCTGGCCGGGCTCCCGGCGAGGAACCCGCCGCCGTGGATCCACACGAGCACCGGGCAACCGTCCGCCCCGGGGGCCGTGACGGAGAGGTTCAGCACGTCGTCGCCGGGTACCGACGGCTCCGGGATCGTGGTCGTGGCGAACAGCGGCACGCGTTGTGCGGTGGCGCCGGGGCGCGTGGCGTCGTACGGCTGGGTGAAGCGCCCGCGGGGGACCGGCGCCGCGAACCCCCGTGCACCGGTGGGTGCTTCGGCGTACGGGATGCCCAGGAACCGTCGTACGCCCTGGTGTTGACGCCCGACGACCGTGCCCGCCGGAGTCCGGACCGTGACCGTCGTACTCATCGCAGCCCCGTTCCCGCGATGCCCTGCACGAAGTACCGCTGGAGGAAGAGGAAGAGCACGAGGACCGGCAGCATCACGACGATCGCCCCGGCGAGCAGCAGGCCGTAGTCGGTGACGTGGGCGGCGGCCTGGCTGGTGGCGGCGAGGCCGACCGGGAGGGTGTAGGTGGACATGCTCTGGGCGACGACCAGCGGCCAGATGAAGTTGTTCCAGGAGTTGAGGAACGACATGATCGTGATCGTGGCGACGGCCGGTCCGGCCAGTGGCAGGAAGACCCTGAAGAAGATCCGGAACTCGCCCGCGCCGTCGATGCGGGCCGCTTCGAGGAGTTCGTCGGGGACCGACAGGGCGTACTGGCGCATGATGAACACCGACAGCGGAAGTGCCGCGCCGGGCAGGGCGATTCCGGTGAGGGTGTCCGCGAGTCCCAGGTCGACGGTGATCACGAACTGGGTCACGAACACGGCGGTGAACGGCACCATCATCGCCGCCATGACCGCGCCGAAGGCGAACTTCCGGCCCGCGAAGTCGAGCTTGGCGAGGGCGTATCCGGCCGCCGAGGCCGCCACGATGTTCCCGGCCACCACGATCAGCGCGACGACGACGCTGTTGACGAGGAACCGGCCGAAGCCCTGGGTCTCGAACAGCCGCGTGAAGTTGCCGAAGGTGAGGTGGTGCGGGAACAGGGCGCCGGGGTCGGAGCGGATCTCGTCGAGGCTGCGCAGCGAACCGCTCACGCCCCACGCGAAGGGCAGCGTCGTGAGCAGGGCGCACAGCAGCAGGGCGGCGTACAGCAGGGGGCGGGAGACTCGGCTCATGTGCGGGACCTCAGCAGCCGGAACTGGACGACGCTGACGACGGTCACCAGGGCGAGCGTCACGAAGGAAGCCGCCGAGGACATTCCGAACTCGCCCGCCCCGAACTGCCGGTAGGTGTAGAGCGCGACCGACTCGGTGGAGCCGAGCGGGCCGCCGCCGGTGAGGAGGTAGGGCTCGTCGAAGACCTGGAGGTAGAAGACGGTCAGCAGGACGGAGACCATCAGCGTGGTCGGCAGCAGCAACGGCAGGGTGATGTGCCGGAGTTGGCGCCGGCGGCCGGCCCCGTCGAGGGCGGCGGCCTCGTAGACGTCCTGCGGGACCGCTTGGAGGCCGGCGAGGAACAGCACCATCGCGATGCCGAAGTTGCGCCAGACGCCGAGCAGGATGACGACCGGCATGGCCAGGTTCGGGTCGTCCAGCCAGTTCGGTCCCGCGAAGCCGACGGCGCTGAGCAGCTTGTTGACGGTGCCGTCGATGTGGAAGGCGTACTGCCAGATCAGCGCGACGGCCACGACGTTGGTGACGACGGGTGCGAAGAAGACGGTGCGCAGGACCCCGCGCAGCCGACGGATGCCGGAGTTCAGCGCGAGGGCGAGCGTGAAGCCGATGCACATCGTCAGGGGTACGCCGACGGCCACGAAGAGGGCGGTGTTCAGGATGTCCCGTACGAAGGTGTCGTCCTGGAACAGCCTCAGGTAGTTGTCGACGCCGGTGAAGTCGACGGCGAACGGGGTGCGCAGGTCGGCGCCGCGGATGTCGGTGAGGCTCAGGGCGAGCGCGGCGACGGTGGGGATCGCCGTGTAGACCAGGAAGACGAGGGCGAAGGGGGTGAGGAAGAGCCAGGCTACGGCCGTACGCCGGGCCCGGGACCTCCTGGGCGAGGCCGGTTTCGGGGTCGCCGCGGTCTCCCGCGGCGCCCTGACGAGAGTCGTGGCCATCACTTCGTACCGGTGCCGACGCTCTCGGCGTACGCCTGGATGTTCGCGGCCGCCTTCGCCGCGGTCTCCTTGCCCTTCGCGACGGCCTCCATCTCCTTGCCCAGCCGGGTCGCCACCTGCTGCCAGGTGCTGACCTGCGGGAACGCCCGGGTGTTCTTCAGCTGGGTGAAGAAGGCGTCCAGGAGCGGCTGGCCCTTGATGGCCGGGTCGTCCCAGGCGGAGATGACGGCGGGCAGTGAGCTGTACGCCTTGTACTGCGCGACCTGGGTGCTCGGCTTCGCCAGATACCGGACGAGCTTCCAGGCGGCGTCCGTGTTGCCGCTGCCGGAGAGGACGCCCCAGGTGCCGCCCGCGGAGAAGGAGACGCTGCTCGACGCTCCGGCGGGCAGCGGGGCGGTGGCGACATGGGCGGCGGTCCAGCCGGTCTTCTTGGCGGCGGTGTCGAGCTGGCCGATCACCCAGGGCCCGGTGATCATGCTCGCCGTCCTGCCGGAGACGAAGTACGGCTGTGCGTCGAGGAAGGTCGGCCCGGCGGTGTCGGCGGTCCCGGCGGTGAAGAAGGCCGCGTTGTACTGGAGGGCGTCGACCATCTGGGGCGTGTTCAGGTTCCACTTGCCGTCGTCGCCGACGAGGGAGCCGCCGGCCTGCCAGGCGTACATGGCGACGTCCTGGCCGTTGAAGATGTCCCACCCGATGTCGGCCCCGAGCCCGCGGGCCGCGCCGGCGCCCTGGAGCGCCTTGAGGAAGGGCTCCATGTCGGCCCAGGCGGTCGGTGCCTCGACGCCCGCCTTCCTGGCCAGATCCGATCGGTAGACGAGTGCGTAGGTGTACGCGTACCAGGGGACCGTGTAGGCCACGTCGTCCACGACCCCGGCGGCCCACAGGCTCTTGAAGAAGCTGTCCGGATCGACCAGTCCGTCCGGCACCGGGAGCAGGGTCGAGGAGTCGAGGAACTGTGCCTGCGACTCGGGGAAGAACTGGGCGACGTCCGGTCCCTTGCCCGCCGCGATCGCCGCCTGGAGCTTGGTG
Above is a window of Streptomyces griseorubiginosus DNA encoding:
- a CDS encoding GMC oxidoreductase, with the protein product MTHHPRTDVLVVGSGIMGSLVARLLRESDPALHITMADGGAPIGGTPGRHLHDLDDPDLWSRYNEKVATGIQGMYTGAEVVREVADSLTGLTPGMFHALAFGQDAEAMPQAALAWNAGGMGVHWTAATPGPAKEEVFDFGDPDTWAADLDTARGLLAVTPAPIGPTKVGALVLDVLRRRYGGIGPADRDPQPMPMAVTPTPSGPMPRTAPGTIFPALAAGGDPAFTLLTGTLVTALVRDAGRVTGAHLRHVADGTECELRADTVVVCADALRTPQLLYASGIRPEALGRHLNEHAFVTARVLLDLDRFGLDVDALPLPRPGEFSTDSLWLPCNGPAQPFHGQIMNRTYVDEGGRPLAHSVGLSLYVPVESRPENRLAFSATETDLAGMPRIRVEFGYSDTDRTLIHRALDEVRSVAEEFGPFDPVTESAVLPPGSSLHLTGTVRAGVTDDGTSVVDPDGRVWGFDNLYLAGNGVVPTAMAANVTLTGAVTAVRAARAVTRTHLNHPRGTAQ
- a CDS encoding ROK family transcriptional regulator — its product is MLTAGMNQSAVRRVNTAVILRALAVSAGPRKLTELAGQTGLSRRTIEQILESLVEAGWVAELDRIPISGSAGRPARRYELRAERALLAAVRITTVDVSAVVADVRGRVLGRALRPLRAYQDPSTTLDDAADLVMEALDDAGGSVDRLRAGAIAAGGAIDDEGVVRRLVHTTRWEGVHLPGELSRRVPVPWFADNDTNLGALAERWRGVAGDHDNVVWAMLGNRTGLGILIRGAVHRGLDGAAGEIVEARSMPAGSVEDRPVAALTSPVATQRALALARFGSARAGDTAALAEVDEFVENIASILITLSWTIAPSLIVLGGGLEDAADMLLPRVRAALRDARAPAVELRATALGHDAPLVGAVKLALDRMDTELFGPPAPGE
- a CDS encoding carbohydrate ABC transporter permease; the encoded protein is MSRVSRPLLYAALLLCALLTTLPFAWGVSGSLRSLDEIRSDPGALFPHHLTFGNFTRLFETQGFGRFLVNSVVVALIVVAGNIVAASAAGYALAKLDFAGRKFAFGAVMAAMMVPFTAVFVTQFVITVDLGLADTLTGIALPGAALPLSVFIMRQYALSVPDELLEAARIDGAGEFRIFFRVFLPLAGPAVATITIMSFLNSWNNFIWPLVVAQSMSTYTLPVGLAATSQAAAHVTDYGLLLAGAIVVMLPVLVLFLFLQRYFVQGIAGTGLR
- a CDS encoding extracellular solute-binding protein, yielding MPPFSRRTALRLTAGMALGAALPLAGCGRDNDAAAASAAKKSAEKIDASPATGTVNLWAAQGDADVLGTVVKPFKAANPDLVVKTTLIPNAEYYTKLQAAIAAGKGPDVAQFFPESQAQFLDSSTLLPVPDGLVDPDSFFKSLWAAGVVDDVAYTVPWYAYTYALVYRSDLARKAGVEAPTAWADMEPFLKALQGAGAARGLGADIGWDIFNGQDVAMYAWQAGGSLVGDDGKWNLNTPQMVDALQYNAAFFTAGTADTAGPTFLDAQPYFVSGRTASMITGPWVIGQLDTAAKKTGWTAAHVATAPLPAGASSSVSFSAGGTWGVLSGSGNTDAAWKLVRYLAKPSTQVAQYKAYSSLPAVISAWDDPAIKGQPLLDAFFTQLKNTRAFPQVSTWQQVATRLGKEMEAVAKGKETAAKAAANIQAYAESVGTGTK
- a CDS encoding carboxylesterase family protein, which gives rise to MSTTVTVRTPAGTVVGRQHQGVRRFLGIPYAEAPTGARGFAAPVPRGRFTQPYDATRPGATAQRVPLFATTTIPEPSVPGDDVLNLSVTAPGADGCPVLVWIHGGGFLAGSPASPWYDGRAFARDGVVTVTVGHRLGVDGFAVLDDVPTNLALRDLLLALDWVRENISAFGGDPDRVTLAGQSAGGAAVLALLSSPAGPGRFQRAVSLSGGLFEVDAPTVRGFLARLAERLGVPPTRAGFAACDPESVQRGVLDLRNGDDALVLGPVVGDDILPVPLVEGLAVHGRDVPLLLGATGDEFDGDTFDRDRDRDGDSDPPDRDGDCDGDRDRDGDRDRDRGARAAGTRTTDLLFRSACPRVAAARRDAPAGTWLYSFEWPSPTLGGAVHCVDLPFFFDLLDAPGVQEALGPNPPADLATRMHADLVAFVHGRTPAWGRATGRLGDPAREYGRPLAADTRGVYDPVTGTTA
- a CDS encoding sugar ABC transporter permease, with the protein product MATTLVRAPRETAATPKPASPRRSRARRTAVAWLFLTPFALVFLVYTAIPTVAALALSLTDIRGADLRTPFAVDFTGVDNYLRLFQDDTFVRDILNTALFVAVGVPLTMCIGFTLALALNSGIRRLRGVLRTVFFAPVVTNVVAVALIWQYAFHIDGTVNKLLSAVGFAGPNWLDDPNLAMPVVILLGVWRNFGIAMVLFLAGLQAVPQDVYEAAALDGAGRRRQLRHITLPLLLPTTLMVSVLLTVFYLQVFDEPYLLTGGGPLGSTESVALYTYRQFGAGEFGMSSAASFVTLALVTVVSVVQFRLLRSRT